One genomic segment of Leishmania major strain Friedlin complete genome, chromosome 6 includes these proteins:
- the DUT gene encoding putative deoxyuridine triphosphatase: MKRARSANIPGAILHSLAELQDGLNAMIDPSWRAVRSLDNWALAITMESTELLDSYPWKWWKNLNATPDLANVRIELVDIFHFSLSGAMQMRSTPDDEIPAASLKPLKEVMTTFLPAKECTSDPYGFVFFPLTDTQNAIASFRNIIQLANAYRFDVIIECIIYAAEDLGFNLVAYYIAKHTLNCIRQLSGYKDGSYVKVNNGVEDNSLLHNCIKDVSLDEVLDADKYVQAWNSIMANVYEAFQIKESDRKDAERWFALAKENRLAIKA, from the coding sequence ATGAAGCGCGCTCGCAGCGCCAATATTCCAGGTGCGATTCTGCACTCCTTGGCAGAGCTGCAGGATGGCCTGAACGCGATGATCGACCCTTCCTGGCGCGCTGTTCGCTCGCTGGACAATTGGGCTCTAGCCATCACGATGGAGtcgacggagctgctggactCCTATCCGTGGAAGTGGTGGAAGAACCTCAACGCTACGCCTGATTTGGCCAACGTTAGGATTGAACTGGTCGACATCTTTCACTTTTCCCTTTCGGGCGCTATGCAAATGCGGTCTACCCCGGACGATGAGATTCCCGCCGCTTCGCTCAAGCCTCTGAAGGAGGTCATGACAACTTTTCTGCCGGCTAAGGAGTGCACGAGCGACCCTTACGGCTTTGTGTTCTTTCCCCTCACCGATACACAGAACGCCATTGCGAGCTTTCGTAACATCATTCAGCTCGCAAACGCCTATCGCTTCGATGTCATCATAGAGTGCATCATATACGCCGCTGAGGACCTGGGGTTTAACTTGGTGGCGTACTATATTGCAAAACACACTCTGAACTGCATTCGCCAGCTGAGTGGCTACAAAGACGGCTCTTACGTGAAGGTGAACAATGGTGTTGAGGACAATTCACTTCTGCACAACTGCATCAAAGACGTATCCCTCGATGAAGTTCTCGACGCTGACAAGTATGTCCAGGCGTGGAACAGCATCATGGCTAACGTTTACGAAGCTTTCCAGATTAAGGAGTCTGACCGAAAGGATGCGGAGCGCTGGTTTGCCCTCGCAAAGGAAAATCGGCTGGCGATCAAGGCATAA
- a CDS encoding putative 60S ribosomal protein L23a, which yields MPPAQKTAKKAAPKDAKATKVVKVTTRKSYTRPQFRRPHTYRKPAMAKPSNRVTVESKDIAAFNVIRYPLTTDKAMKKIEENNTLTFIVDSRANKTEIKKAMRKLYQVKAVKVNTLIRPDGLKKAYIRLSAAHDALDTANKIGLV from the coding sequence ATGCCTCCTGCTCAGAAGACCGCCAAGAAGGCCGCGCCAAAGGATGCGAAGGCGACCAAGGTCGTCAAGGTGACGACGCGCAAGTCGTACACCCGCCCCCAGTTTCGCCGCCCTCACACCTACCGCAAGCCGGCAATGGCAAAGCCGAGCAACCGCGTGACCGTGGAGTCGAAGGATATTGCGGCCTTCAATGTGATCCGCTACCCGCTGACGACAGACAAGGCGATGAAGAAGATCGAGGAGAACAACACCCTGACCTTCATCGTTGATTCCCGCGCCAACAAGACTGAGATCAAGAAGGCAATGCGCAAGCTGTACCAGGTGAAGGCCGTGAAGGTCAACACCCTGATCCGTCCGGATGGTCTGAAGAAGGCGTACATCCGCCTGTCTGCGGCCCACGATGCTCTGGACACTGCCAACAAGATCGGTCTTGTCTAA